One Cellulosimicrobium protaetiae genomic region harbors:
- a CDS encoding helicase-associated domain-containing protein, protein MATSRPERPTTYSESLRQRDDAALVALLRRRPDLATPSPSTLLSLAARAMNRTSLERALAGLDELTLTVLESVLVLDSVGSVATATSVGRATGVDRGTVTSSLTVLDELALVWPRGARSAGFRPAPGLAEVLGPHPAGLGPASTPPDVVGATDPGAPGGSAPLPLPDDAPPGARAILDALAWGPPVGVAPRSDASARHATAWLVGHGYLRATDERHVVLPREVGLALRGGRTHRDVRTDPPVPAVAGLPAATVGAESASAGLEAVRLVARLVTHWTEHPPGVLRAGGLGVRDLRRAALALEVDDATAAAVVELAAAAGLVADDGDDPPTFAPTLAAEDWLDDDLGDRWATLARGWWRSRRTPWLVGSRDEKGALRAALDPELWRPWVPRLRRSVLDVLDLTPGRPLAAADVVAVLRWRTPRAVPPEQAVAGLLREAALLGVTGAGALAPPGRELVGSDDGAPSDPGAPTDLGTAFEAVLPPEIDDLLLQGDLTGIVPGRPSRTLERLVEVAADVESRGAATTVRFTPDSVLRALDRGATADDLLGELAAHSRTPVPQPLEYLVRDTARRHGRVRVGTASSYVRAEDPVLLAGIAEDPALRGLGLVLLAPTVLASAAPAGELQDALRARGVPAVVEGPDGRVLVADRAGRRGGPDDVGPARRGRLAPAGRRGRPRAGVVPGSGARVDEPGPGHDRRDARFADLVARLRAADNRATTQGDGRRDRAAGGGDGPGPAGRAASGTNGHGANGIGEGTTDPVAALGLLREAISDGATVWLEMVGATGSLDRRRVRPLTLDAGRLRAQDPARDAELTVAVHRIASVAPDTPRT, encoded by the coding sequence ATGGCCACCTCCCGGCCCGAGCGGCCCACGACGTACAGCGAGTCGCTGCGTCAGCGCGACGACGCCGCCCTGGTCGCGCTGCTCCGGCGGCGCCCGGACCTCGCGACCCCGTCCCCCTCGACGCTCCTCTCGCTCGCCGCGCGCGCGATGAACCGGACGAGCCTGGAGCGCGCGCTCGCCGGTCTGGACGAGCTGACGCTCACGGTCCTCGAGTCGGTCCTGGTGCTCGACTCGGTGGGGTCCGTCGCGACGGCGACGTCGGTCGGCCGGGCGACGGGGGTCGACCGCGGGACGGTCACCTCGTCGTTGACCGTGCTCGACGAGCTCGCGCTGGTCTGGCCCCGGGGCGCGCGGTCGGCCGGGTTCCGTCCGGCACCGGGGCTGGCCGAGGTCCTCGGGCCGCACCCTGCCGGCCTCGGCCCCGCGTCCACACCCCCGGACGTCGTCGGTGCCACCGACCCGGGGGCACCGGGTGGTTCCGCGCCGCTCCCGCTGCCCGACGACGCACCGCCGGGTGCCCGGGCGATCCTCGACGCGCTGGCCTGGGGTCCGCCGGTCGGCGTCGCCCCCCGCTCGGACGCGTCCGCCCGGCACGCGACGGCCTGGCTCGTCGGGCACGGCTACCTGCGCGCGACCGACGAGCGGCACGTCGTGCTGCCGCGCGAGGTCGGGCTCGCTCTGCGCGGCGGGCGCACCCATCGCGACGTCCGGACGGACCCACCGGTCCCCGCGGTGGCCGGGCTCCCGGCTGCGACGGTCGGCGCGGAGTCCGCGAGCGCCGGGCTCGAGGCCGTGCGGCTCGTCGCCCGGCTCGTGACGCACTGGACGGAGCACCCGCCGGGCGTGCTGCGCGCCGGCGGTCTCGGGGTGCGCGACCTGCGGCGCGCCGCGCTCGCGCTCGAGGTCGACGACGCGACGGCGGCCGCGGTCGTCGAGCTGGCGGCTGCCGCGGGTCTCGTGGCCGACGACGGCGACGACCCGCCGACGTTCGCCCCGACGCTCGCCGCGGAGGACTGGCTCGACGACGACCTGGGCGACCGGTGGGCGACGCTCGCCCGGGGCTGGTGGCGCTCGCGCCGCACGCCGTGGCTCGTGGGGAGCCGCGACGAGAAGGGCGCCCTGCGGGCGGCGCTCGACCCGGAGCTGTGGCGCCCGTGGGTGCCCCGGCTCCGTCGGTCCGTCCTGGACGTCCTCGACCTCACCCCCGGGCGCCCGCTCGCTGCGGCCGACGTCGTCGCGGTGCTGCGGTGGCGCACGCCGCGCGCGGTGCCGCCGGAGCAGGCCGTCGCGGGGCTGCTGCGGGAGGCCGCGCTGCTCGGGGTGACGGGAGCGGGCGCGCTCGCTCCCCCGGGGCGGGAGCTCGTCGGGTCCGACGACGGCGCGCCGTCGGACCCGGGCGCCCCGACGGACCTCGGCACCGCCTTCGAGGCGGTGCTGCCGCCCGAGATCGACGACCTGCTGCTCCAGGGCGACCTCACGGGCATCGTCCCGGGCCGCCCGTCGCGCACGCTCGAACGGCTCGTGGAGGTCGCCGCCGACGTCGAGTCGCGCGGGGCCGCGACCACCGTCCGGTTCACCCCCGACTCCGTCCTGCGCGCGCTCGACCGCGGCGCGACGGCCGACGACCTCCTCGGAGAGCTCGCGGCGCACTCGCGCACGCCCGTTCCCCAGCCGCTCGAGTACCTGGTGCGCGACACGGCCCGCCGTCACGGCCGGGTGCGCGTGGGGACGGCGTCGTCGTACGTGCGCGCGGAGGACCCGGTGCTGCTCGCGGGGATCGCGGAGGACCCGGCCCTGCGCGGGCTGGGCCTGGTGCTGCTCGCGCCGACGGTCCTCGCGTCCGCGGCGCCCGCCGGAGAGCTCCAGGACGCGCTGCGCGCGCGGGGCGTCCCGGCCGTCGTGGAGGGCCCGGACGGGCGCGTGCTCGTCGCGGACCGGGCTGGGCGGCGGGGCGGTCCCGACGACGTCGGACCGGCCCGACGCGGTCGGCTCGCCCCCGCGGGTCGGCGCGGTCGCCCACGGGCGGGGGTCGTGCCGGGCTCCGGTGCGCGCGTCGACGAGCCAGGCCCCGGCCACGACCGGAGGGACGCGCGGTTCGCGGACCTCGTGGCACGGCTGCGGGCCGCCGACAACCGCGCCACCACGCAGGGCGACGGCCGCAGGGACCGCGCCGCAGGGGGCGGCGACGGCCCGGGCCCGGCCGGGCGGGCGGCGTCGGGCACGAACGGGCACGGCGCGAACGGGATCGGGGAGGGAACAACCGACCCGGTGGCCGCGTTGGGCCTGCTGCGCGAGGCGATCTCGGACGGTGCGACCGTCTGGCTCGAGATGGTCGGGGCCACGGGCTCGCTCGACCGTCGGCGGGTGCGGCCGCTCACGCTGGACGCAGGGCGGCTGCGCGCGCAGGACCCGGCGCGCGACGCCGAGCTCACGGTCGCGGTGCACCGCATCGCGTCCGTCGCCCCCGACACCCCGCGGACGTAG
- a CDS encoding NAD-dependent epimerase/dehydratase family protein gives MSSAPTSADRHVVVGAGPVGRHVAAELATRGSHVTVVTRSGRDTGVAGVTHLALDASDADALTRVADGADVLYNCANPGDYTQWERVWPPLAAALLTAVERTGAVYAITGNLYPYGPVDGPMTEDLPDAATDHKGVLRARLWADALAAHRAGRARVVEVRSSDFVGPGVGGNGHVSRVVPAALRGRAVTMIGRTDQPHTFTDVRDAARTLVAAAADPGAHGRTWHTPSNPPRTQRDALTDVLASVGHPPVRVRSLRGAGLAAAGLFSPLLRELRDLAYQWDRPYVLDDTAARTRFGIEPTPWDEVCRRTARG, from the coding sequence ATGTCCAGCGCCCCCACCTCCGCCGACCGGCACGTCGTCGTCGGCGCCGGGCCCGTCGGCCGGCACGTCGCCGCCGAGCTCGCGACCCGTGGCTCGCACGTCACCGTCGTCACCCGCAGCGGCCGGGACACCGGCGTCGCGGGCGTCACGCACCTCGCCCTCGACGCGTCCGACGCCGACGCCCTCACGCGTGTGGCCGACGGCGCCGACGTGCTCTACAACTGCGCCAACCCCGGCGACTACACGCAGTGGGAACGGGTCTGGCCGCCGCTCGCCGCCGCGCTGCTGACCGCCGTCGAGCGCACGGGCGCCGTCTACGCGATCACCGGCAACCTCTACCCCTACGGTCCCGTCGACGGGCCGATGACCGAGGACCTGCCCGACGCCGCGACGGACCACAAGGGCGTCCTGCGCGCGCGCCTGTGGGCCGACGCGCTCGCCGCGCACCGGGCCGGTCGCGCGCGGGTCGTCGAGGTGCGCAGCTCCGACTTCGTCGGCCCCGGCGTCGGGGGCAACGGCCACGTCTCGCGCGTCGTCCCGGCCGCCTTGCGGGGACGGGCCGTGACGATGATCGGGCGCACCGACCAGCCGCACACGTTCACCGACGTCCGGGACGCCGCACGCACCCTCGTCGCGGCCGCCGCCGACCCCGGCGCGCACGGCCGCACGTGGCACACCCCGAGCAACCCGCCGCGCACGCAGCGCGACGCTCTCACCGACGTCCTCGCGAGCGTCGGGCACCCGCCCGTCCGGGTCCGCTCCCTGCGCGGCGCCGGGCTCGCCGCCGCCGGCCTCTTCTCCCCGCTGCTGCGCGAGCTGCGCGACCTCGCCTACCAGTGGGACCGCCCCTACGTCCTCGACGACACGGCGGCGCGCACCCGCTTCGGGATCGAGCCCACCCCCTGGGACGAGGTCTGCCGCCGCACCGCCCGCGGCTGA
- a CDS encoding TetR/AcrR family transcriptional regulator, with product MTAPRTARALARETLTREILDAARARLVSDGPAALSLRAVARDVGMVSSAVYRYVPSRDALLTALLVECYDELGTAVEAAEAAVARDDLPGRWLAACRALRAWCVERPGDFALLYGTPVPGYAAPQDTVEPATRVVRALVRVVADSWADSGDPAPAPASGGDASALVAPALAYVSARGLVGVDAPPEAVVRTLMAWTTLFGTVSFELFGHLHRTVADYADWYDAVALRVGADAGVVPRSATR from the coding sequence ATGACGGCACCCCGGACCGCCCGCGCCCTGGCACGCGAGACCCTCACGCGCGAGATCCTCGACGCCGCCCGCGCGCGACTCGTGTCCGACGGCCCCGCCGCGCTCTCGCTGCGGGCCGTCGCACGCGACGTCGGCATGGTGTCCTCCGCCGTCTACCGCTACGTCCCGAGCCGCGACGCGCTCCTCACCGCGCTCCTCGTCGAGTGCTACGACGAGCTCGGCACCGCCGTCGAGGCCGCGGAGGCCGCCGTCGCGCGCGACGACCTCCCGGGCCGGTGGCTCGCTGCGTGCCGGGCGCTGCGGGCGTGGTGCGTCGAGCGGCCGGGCGACTTCGCGCTGCTCTACGGCACGCCCGTCCCGGGGTACGCGGCGCCGCAGGACACCGTCGAGCCCGCGACGCGCGTCGTGCGCGCCCTCGTCCGCGTCGTCGCCGACTCCTGGGCCGACAGTGGGGACCCGGCGCCCGCGCCGGCGTCGGGAGGCGACGCGTCCGCGCTGGTCGCCCCCGCCCTCGCGTACGTCTCCGCGCGCGGGCTCGTCGGCGTCGACGCCCCGCCGGAGGCCGTCGTGCGCACGCTCATGGCCTGGACCACCCTGTTCGGCACGGTGTCCTTCGAGCTGTTCGGCCACCTCCACCGCACGGTGGCCGACTACGCCGACTGGTACGACGCCGTCGCGCTGCGGGTGGGGGCGGACGCGGGCGTGGTCCCGCGGTCCGCGACGCGCTGA
- a CDS encoding cold-shock protein: MPTGKVKWFDTERGFGFIAGDDGGEVFLHASALPADAAAPKPGARVEFGVADGRRGPQALAVKLLDPAPSVVKAKRRSADEMAVIVEDLIKELDGIGNGLRRGRYPDKNKSTMVAKVLRVVADEIEG, encoded by the coding sequence GTGCCCACCGGCAAGGTCAAGTGGTTCGACACCGAACGCGGGTTCGGCTTCATCGCGGGCGACGACGGCGGAGAGGTCTTCCTGCACGCCTCCGCGCTGCCCGCCGACGCCGCCGCGCCCAAGCCGGGCGCCCGGGTCGAGTTCGGCGTCGCCGACGGTCGCCGCGGCCCGCAGGCGCTCGCGGTCAAGCTCCTCGACCCGGCCCCGTCCGTGGTCAAGGCGAAGCGTCGCTCGGCGGACGAGATGGCGGTCATCGTGGAGGACCTCATCAAGGAGCTCGACGGGATCGGCAACGGGCTGCGCCGTGGCCGGTACCCGGACAAGAACAAGTCCACGATGGTCGCCAAGGTCCTGCGCGTGGTCGCCGACGAGATCGAGGGCTGA
- a CDS encoding DUF3027 domain-containing protein, producing MVAVAAAAEERSRGVSARAARDAVLTGAVELARAAAQEVAESPGDVGEHLGTFAEADRLISHRFACTMRGYRGWHWNVTLARVPRGRTATVCEVELLPGDGALLAPSWLPWSERLRPGDVGPGDVLPFRPDDPRLEPGYVPTGDEEQDAVAVDELALARARVLSPQGREEAAERWYRGSRGPTSRGAVASAAECGSCGFLVTLQGSLGQVFGVCANEWSPDDGKVVSLDHGCGAHSETDVEPQRSDWPDADPLVDELHVEIVSLLESVAATKEPAAEPAADEPQE from the coding sequence ATGGTCGCCGTGGCAGCTGCTGCCGAGGAGCGTTCCCGGGGAGTGTCCGCGCGCGCCGCGCGGGACGCCGTGCTCACGGGCGCGGTCGAGCTCGCGCGCGCCGCGGCCCAGGAGGTCGCCGAGAGCCCGGGGGACGTCGGGGAGCACCTCGGGACCTTCGCGGAGGCGGACCGCCTGATCTCCCACCGGTTCGCGTGCACGATGCGCGGCTACCGCGGCTGGCACTGGAACGTCACCCTCGCGCGCGTGCCGCGCGGCCGGACGGCCACCGTGTGCGAGGTCGAGCTGCTGCCCGGAGACGGCGCGCTGCTCGCACCGTCGTGGCTGCCGTGGTCCGAGCGCCTGCGCCCCGGCGACGTCGGCCCGGGCGACGTGCTCCCGTTCCGCCCCGACGACCCGCGCCTCGAGCCCGGCTACGTGCCGACGGGCGACGAGGAGCAGGACGCGGTCGCGGTCGACGAGCTCGCGCTCGCGCGCGCCCGCGTGCTGTCCCCGCAGGGCCGGGAGGAGGCCGCCGAGCGCTGGTACCGCGGCTCGCGCGGCCCGACGTCGCGCGGTGCCGTCGCGTCGGCCGCGGAGTGCGGGTCGTGCGGCTTCCTCGTGACGCTCCAGGGCAGCCTCGGCCAGGTGTTCGGGGTCTGCGCGAACGAGTGGTCGCCCGACGACGGCAAGGTCGTGAGCCTCGACCACGGCTGCGGCGCGCACTCGGAGACCGACGTCGAGCCGCAGCGGAGCGACTGGCCCGACGCCGACCCGCTCGTCGACGAGCTGCACGTCGAGATCGTCTCGCTGCTCGAGTCCGTGGCCGCGACGAAGGAGCCCGCGGCCGAGCCGGCGGCGGACGAGCCGCAGGAGTGA
- a CDS encoding sacsin N-terminal ATP-binding-like domain-containing protein produces the protein MTDDVFGTAALRRAVLEAWRSSPTRLREDANTEEDHAHGSYRGRVVVELAQNAADAATRAGVPGRLRLSLHAPSGTGAWVLRAANTGEPLDGAGVASLVAMRASATGRGSGHGVGTVGRFGVGFAAVRSVADRVRVGAGDQAVELSLTRTRAALDDLTADLPDLAAEVARRGDRLPVLRLPFPTRVEVPPGYDTVVEVELRDADALSAVRAELAAVDDPLLLALPALAEVVVADDGAAERGEPGERTVADVADRWTVLRREGTLDPALLADRPVEERATTRWEVTWALPHGPGRTDVLHAPTPTDERTTFPALLLATFPLDPARRHVPPGPVTSHVAHAAGQAYAELLEDLAPARGADVLALVPTGLPGSAVDAEVRASAEAALARTPLLPLDAPPALAAEGLPVDGGLVDGVMVDDVVVDDRPAVSARPALVAPAEALVLAGDVGDARVRARLGVAHLVDVPGPLRAVARSLGARVVDLADVVDDLPLVADPARWRSLYDALAPHAVDPSVREALGALPVPLLGGRVVRGVRGLLLLDVGAVDEPDARSVVDERGGVLDPRDAAELGLRVVDPRAAHPLLERLGARATDLRTVLADDAVRERVLAAADAAESGDDPSADVERLLRLVAAAVGDVPELARAGLPFWWGELPVPTVDGGWSPARGCALPGTWAADVLDTLDVVDPAVLDRWGEPVLGAVGVAAGLGVLRVRDVLTPTSVDDEPDLDPHAPEGWLSDWAGYLGYLATTLGPDAYVGDVLAVADLDAVADDAWPDALARLAADPAAREALLAPVRAEGGRAGTARSYTAWWLREELGGPFALGAGEAVPFLRPAPAEVTGLDAEVLATVGGVRDLADLDLEDWVDLLDDLPAVGGPVDARAAVAFWRALGVLAGRGERLDPPPDRLPALTRGGVVVVGADDVAVAPDPMWSPVRPVLPAPPGLVADVADLLDVATVPHEAPAPDSRGRRAEVPEVAFAVLDVPAPRTWERHDDLRVDGAAVSWWVERGGGADAVVHATGPGGLAVGLAVAAGRYGARSVLEEVLRDPGAVQGAIARTAWDGPQSSDDAR, from the coding sequence GTGACGGACGACGTCTTCGGGACGGCCGCGCTGCGCCGTGCGGTCCTGGAGGCGTGGCGGTCGTCCCCGACGCGGCTGCGCGAGGACGCGAACACCGAGGAGGACCACGCCCACGGGTCGTACCGCGGGCGCGTCGTCGTCGAGCTCGCGCAGAACGCCGCGGACGCCGCGACCCGCGCGGGCGTGCCGGGCCGGCTGCGCCTGAGTCTGCACGCGCCGTCGGGCACGGGCGCCTGGGTCCTGCGGGCGGCGAATACGGGCGAGCCCCTGGACGGGGCCGGCGTCGCGTCGCTCGTGGCGATGCGCGCCTCGGCCACGGGCCGGGGGAGCGGGCACGGTGTCGGGACCGTGGGCCGTTTCGGCGTCGGCTTCGCGGCCGTCCGCTCGGTCGCGGACCGGGTGCGGGTCGGCGCGGGGGACCAGGCCGTCGAGCTCTCGCTCACGCGCACGCGCGCAGCCCTGGACGATCTCACCGCCGACCTGCCCGACCTCGCCGCCGAGGTGGCGCGGCGCGGCGACCGGCTGCCGGTGCTGCGGCTCCCGTTCCCGACCCGCGTCGAGGTGCCGCCCGGCTACGACACGGTCGTCGAGGTCGAGCTGCGCGACGCCGACGCGCTCTCCGCCGTCCGCGCGGAGCTCGCCGCGGTGGACGACCCGCTGCTGCTCGCCCTGCCCGCTCTCGCGGAGGTCGTCGTGGCCGACGACGGCGCCGCCGAGCGCGGAGAGCCTGGCGAGCGTACGGTCGCGGACGTCGCCGACCGGTGGACGGTCCTGCGGCGCGAGGGGACGCTCGACCCGGCGCTGCTCGCGGACCGTCCGGTCGAGGAGCGCGCGACGACGCGGTGGGAGGTCACGTGGGCGCTGCCCCACGGCCCTGGACGGACCGACGTCCTGCACGCCCCGACACCCACCGACGAGCGCACGACCTTCCCCGCGCTCCTGCTCGCCACGTTCCCGCTGGACCCGGCGCGCCGGCACGTCCCGCCCGGACCGGTCACCTCGCACGTCGCGCACGCGGCAGGGCAGGCGTACGCGGAGCTCCTCGAGGACCTCGCGCCCGCGCGCGGCGCCGACGTGCTCGCCCTCGTCCCGACCGGGCTCCCGGGGAGCGCGGTCGACGCGGAGGTCCGCGCGTCGGCCGAGGCGGCGCTCGCCCGGACCCCGCTCCTCCCGCTCGACGCGCCACCCGCGCTCGCCGCCGAGGGGCTTCCGGTCGACGGCGGCCTGGTCGACGGCGTCATGGTCGACGACGTCGTGGTCGACGACAGACCCGCGGTCTCGGCCCGACCTGCCCTGGTCGCGCCCGCGGAGGCGTTGGTCCTCGCGGGTGACGTGGGTGACGCGCGCGTGCGGGCCCGTCTCGGCGTCGCGCACCTCGTCGACGTCCCGGGACCGCTCCGCGCGGTCGCGAGGTCGCTCGGCGCGCGGGTCGTGGACCTCGCGGACGTGGTGGACGACCTGCCGCTGGTCGCCGACCCGGCACGGTGGCGGTCGCTGTACGACGCGCTCGCGCCGCACGCCGTCGACCCGTCGGTGCGCGAGGCGCTGGGCGCGCTCCCCGTGCCGCTGCTCGGCGGCCGGGTCGTGCGCGGCGTGCGCGGGCTCCTGCTCCTGGACGTCGGGGCGGTCGACGAGCCGGACGCGAGGTCCGTCGTGGACGAGCGCGGCGGGGTGCTCGACCCCCGCGACGCGGCGGAGCTCGGGTTGCGCGTCGTCGACCCGCGTGCGGCCCACCCCCTGCTCGAGCGGCTCGGGGCGCGCGCGACCGACCTGCGGACCGTGCTCGCCGACGACGCCGTGCGCGAGCGCGTCCTCGCGGCGGCCGACGCGGCCGAGTCGGGCGACGACCCGTCGGCGGACGTGGAGCGGCTGCTCCGGCTGGTCGCGGCGGCGGTGGGCGACGTGCCGGAGCTGGCGCGCGCAGGGCTGCCGTTCTGGTGGGGCGAGCTGCCCGTCCCGACGGTGGACGGCGGGTGGTCACCCGCGCGCGGCTGCGCGCTGCCCGGGACGTGGGCCGCGGACGTGCTGGACACGCTCGACGTCGTCGACCCCGCGGTGCTCGACCGCTGGGGCGAGCCGGTGCTGGGCGCGGTGGGCGTGGCCGCCGGGCTCGGCGTGCTGCGCGTGCGCGACGTGCTCACGCCCACCTCCGTCGACGACGAGCCGGACCTGGACCCGCACGCGCCCGAGGGGTGGCTGTCCGACTGGGCCGGGTACCTCGGATACCTCGCGACGACGCTCGGCCCGGACGCCTACGTGGGCGACGTCCTCGCGGTCGCGGACCTGGACGCCGTCGCCGACGACGCGTGGCCCGACGCCCTCGCGCGCCTCGCCGCGGACCCGGCCGCGCGCGAGGCGCTGCTCGCCCCGGTCCGGGCCGAGGGCGGCCGTGCCGGGACGGCCCGCTCGTACACCGCGTGGTGGCTGCGCGAGGAGCTCGGCGGGCCGTTCGCGCTCGGTGCCGGCGAGGCCGTCCCGTTCCTGCGCCCGGCGCCGGCGGAGGTGACGGGTCTCGACGCCGAGGTGCTGGCCACGGTGGGCGGCGTGCGCGACCTCGCCGACCTCGACCTCGAGGACTGGGTCGATCTCCTCGACGACCTCCCCGCCGTGGGCGGCCCGGTCGATGCGCGGGCCGCGGTCGCATTCTGGCGCGCCCTCGGGGTCCTCGCGGGCCGGGGCGAGCGGCTGGACCCCCCGCCCGACCGGCTGCCGGCCCTGACCCGTGGCGGCGTGGTCGTGGTCGGCGCGGACGACGTCGCGGTCGCCCCCGACCCGATGTGGTCGCCCGTCCGTCCGGTCCTTCCGGCACCGCCGGGGCTCGTCGCGGACGTCGCCGACCTCCTGGACGTCGCGACCGTCCCGCACGAGGCCCCCGCCCCGGACTCGCGCGGGCGCCGCGCGGAGGTCCCCGAGGTGGCGTTCGCGGTCCTCGACGTCCCGGCTCCCCGTACCTGGGAGCGGCACGACGACCTCCGCGTGGACGGGGCCGCGGTCTCGTGGTGGGTCGAGCGGGGCGGGGGAGCGGACGCCGTCGTGCACGCGACCGGCCCGGGAGGTCTCGCCGTCGGGCTCGCGGTCGCGGCCGGGCGCTACGGCGCGCGGTCCGTGCTCGAGGAGGTGCTCCGCGACCCCGGCGCCGTGCAGGGCGCGATCGCGCGGACCGCCTGGGACGGTCCTCAGTCGTCCGACGACGCGCGGTAG
- a CDS encoding DUF2530 domain-containing protein, with translation MPSSVTLLLHPDRRRPDPAPWRVDLRAVILAGMGLWAVALVVCAVLLVTGALPPRAVATCAVGLLLGVLGLVWERRNRARYRASSDD, from the coding sequence GTGCCCTCGTCCGTCACGCTCCTCCTCCACCCCGACCGCCGGCGTCCCGACCCGGCGCCGTGGCGGGTCGACCTGCGTGCCGTGATCCTCGCCGGGATGGGCCTCTGGGCCGTCGCGCTCGTCGTGTGCGCCGTCCTCCTGGTCACTGGGGCGCTCCCCCCGCGCGCGGTCGCCACGTGCGCGGTCGGGCTCCTCCTCGGCGTCCTCGGCCTGGTGTGGGAGCGCCGGAACCGCGCCCGCTACCGCGCGTCGTCGGACGACTGA
- a CDS encoding sugar transferase, translating into MSHSVTEDARRSLRTLLATSPAARIRAARAAFAAQGWEVAYRRRLLLTDTAVIVVAVLVAYFLRWDQFIDEPVRSTRVPYVVLSLLVGVAWSVSLVASRTRDPRVMGSGPTEYHRVFDASWRLFAVLAVLAFLLRFPEARGYLAFAFPIGLGGLLLGRYAWRQWLHRQRAHGRMRSAVLAIGHRDQAERLIRDLNGRDESGYRVVGVCVPSGGFGAGEEIRGVPVLGELRHAGEIATRVGADVVAVSGSDSITAEVVRRLGWELEPYGVDLMLTAELADVAGPRITITPAESVSLLHVDAPRFTGPKFAVKSVFDWAGAALITLAALPVLVIVAIAVRLTSRGPVLFRQERVGRNGRTFPMFKFRSMRTGADREVEHLEEQNDGAGLLFKMRDDPRVTRVGRVLRRYSLDELPQLFNVLRGDMSLVGPRPPLPREVQKYEKKVRRRLLVKPGLTGLWQVGGRSDLSWEESVRLDVYYVENWTMFGDFLILARTARAVFSGSGAY; encoded by the coding sequence ATGTCCCACAGCGTCACCGAGGACGCCAGGCGGAGCCTGCGCACCCTTCTCGCGACCTCGCCCGCGGCCCGGATCCGCGCCGCTCGCGCCGCGTTCGCCGCCCAGGGGTGGGAGGTCGCCTACCGGCGACGGCTCCTGCTCACCGACACCGCGGTGATCGTCGTCGCCGTGCTCGTCGCCTACTTCCTGCGCTGGGACCAGTTCATCGACGAGCCCGTCCGTTCGACCCGGGTCCCGTACGTGGTGCTCAGCCTCCTGGTCGGTGTCGCCTGGTCGGTGTCGCTCGTCGCGAGCCGCACGCGCGACCCGCGCGTCATGGGCAGCGGGCCCACCGAGTACCACCGTGTGTTCGACGCGTCGTGGCGCCTCTTCGCCGTCCTCGCCGTCCTCGCGTTCCTGCTGCGCTTCCCGGAGGCGCGCGGGTACCTCGCGTTCGCCTTCCCGATCGGGCTCGGGGGCCTCCTGCTCGGCAGGTACGCGTGGCGGCAGTGGCTGCACCGCCAGCGTGCCCACGGGCGCATGCGCTCGGCCGTGCTCGCGATCGGGCACCGCGACCAGGCGGAGCGCCTCATCCGCGACCTCAACGGTCGTGACGAGTCGGGGTACCGCGTCGTCGGCGTCTGCGTCCCCTCCGGCGGATTCGGCGCGGGCGAGGAGATCCGCGGCGTCCCGGTCCTCGGCGAGCTGCGGCACGCGGGCGAGATCGCGACCCGGGTCGGGGCGGACGTCGTCGCCGTCTCGGGCTCGGACTCCATCACGGCCGAGGTCGTCCGGAGGCTCGGCTGGGAGCTCGAGCCGTACGGTGTCGACCTCATGCTCACGGCCGAGCTCGCGGACGTCGCGGGGCCCCGCATCACCATCACGCCGGCAGAGAGCGTCTCGCTCCTGCACGTCGACGCCCCCCGGTTCACCGGTCCCAAGTTCGCCGTCAAGTCCGTCTTCGACTGGGCGGGTGCGGCGCTCATCACGCTCGCGGCCCTGCCGGTGCTGGTCATCGTCGCGATCGCGGTGCGGCTCACGAGCCGCGGACCGGTCCTCTTCCGCCAGGAGCGGGTCGGCCGCAACGGGCGCACGTTCCCGATGTTCAAGTTCCGCTCGATGCGCACGGGTGCCGACCGGGAGGTCGAGCACCTCGAGGAGCAGAACGACGGCGCCGGCCTCCTGTTCAAGATGCGCGACGACCCGCGCGTCACCCGCGTCGGCCGGGTGCTGCGCCGCTACTCGCTCGACGAGCTCCCGCAGCTCTTCAACGTCCTGCGCGGCGACATGAGCCTCGTCGGGCCGCGACCCCCGCTGCCCCGCGAGGTCCAGAAGTACGAGAAGAAGGTGCGCCGACGCCTCCTCGTCAAGCCGGGGCTCACCGGTCTGTGGCAGGTCGGCGGAAGGTCGGACCTGTCGTGGGAGGAGAGCGTCCGCCTCGACGTCTACTACGTCGAGAACTGGACGATGTTCGGCGACTTCCTCATCCTCGCGCGCACGGCGCGCGCGGTGTTCTCCGGCTCCGGGGCCTACTGA